From the Falsibacillus albus genome, one window contains:
- the pyc gene encoding pyruvate carboxylase — protein MKKINKILVANRGEIAIRVFRACTELNIRTVAIYSKEDSGAYHRYKADEAYLVGEGKKPIDAYLDIENILEIAKRAEVDAIHPGYGFLSENLQFAKRCEEEGITFIGPKAKHLEMFGDKVKARHQAILAGLPVIPGSDGPVDDLEEIIQFGKTNGFPIIIKASLGGGGRGMRIVHRLEEVKDAFERAKSEAKAAFGNDQVYVEKFVQNPKHIEVQIIGDNDGNIVHLFERDCSVQRRHQKVVEVAPCVSMSHELRNKICDAAVQLMSNIEYVNAGTVEFLLSGEEFYFIEVNPRVQVEHTITEMITGIDIVQTQIMVAQGFSLHSKKIGIPNQEDIRINGYAIQSRVTTEDPLNQFMPDTGKIMAYRSGGGFGVRLDAGNGFQGAVITPYYDSLLVKLSTWALTFDQAASKMVRNLQEFRIRGIKTNIPFLENVVKHESFLTGSYNTSFIDTTPELFIFPKRKDRGTKMLNYIGNITVNGFPGVEKKKKPVFDAPRIPSVPSDIKARPGTKQILDERGADGLVQWVKDQKEVLLTDTTFRDAHQSLLATRIRTNDLKKIAEPTAKLLPDLFSLEMWGGATFDVSYRFLKEDPWERLLTLRKNIPNTLFQMLLRASNAVGYKNYPDNVIREFVEKSAYAGIDVFRIFDSLNWVKGMGVAIDAVRQTGKIAEASICYTGDINDPTKNKYDIHYYKNLAKELENQGAHILAIKDMAGLLKPQSAYRLISELKDSTDLPIHLHTHDTSGNGIYTYAKAIEAGVDIVDVAMSTMSGLTSQPSSSTLYYALEGTSRKPKTNVQSLETLSHYWEDVRKYYRDFESGMMAPHTEVYQHEMPGGQYSNLQQQAKAVGLGDRWDEVKAMYRRVNLMFGDVVKVTPSSKVVGDMALFMVQNNLSEEDVLERGEKIDFPDSVIELFEGYLGQPYGGFPEKLQKVILKGRKPITVRPGELLDDVDFNALKEKLYHEIGRPVTSFDALAYSLYPKVFMDYVKTMDQFGDISMLDTPTFLYGMRLGEEIEVEIEKGKTLIVKLVSIGQPQADGTRIVYFELNGQPREVVIRDESIKTTIASKMKADPKNELHIGATMPGTVIKVISEKGEKVNKGDHLMITEAMKMETTVQAPYTGIVEEIHVENGDAIQPGDLLVELKKI, from the coding sequence ATGAAAAAAATCAACAAAATTCTCGTTGCCAATCGAGGCGAAATTGCTATTCGTGTATTCAGGGCTTGTACAGAGCTGAATATTCGAACCGTTGCAATCTATTCAAAAGAAGACTCAGGCGCTTATCATCGTTATAAAGCGGATGAAGCATATCTTGTAGGAGAAGGAAAGAAACCGATTGATGCCTACTTGGATATTGAAAATATTCTGGAAATCGCAAAACGGGCAGAGGTGGATGCCATCCATCCTGGATATGGATTTTTATCCGAAAACCTTCAGTTCGCTAAAAGGTGTGAAGAAGAAGGGATTACTTTCATCGGTCCCAAAGCAAAACATCTGGAAATGTTCGGGGATAAAGTGAAAGCCAGGCATCAGGCAATCTTGGCAGGTCTTCCGGTCATCCCGGGAAGCGACGGCCCGGTAGATGATCTTGAGGAAATCATTCAATTCGGCAAGACAAATGGGTTTCCAATTATCATCAAAGCCTCGCTTGGCGGCGGAGGCAGAGGGATGCGCATCGTTCATAGGCTCGAGGAAGTAAAGGATGCCTTTGAACGTGCAAAATCTGAAGCGAAGGCAGCTTTTGGTAATGACCAGGTATACGTTGAAAAATTCGTTCAAAATCCAAAACACATCGAAGTGCAGATCATTGGAGATAACGATGGGAACATCGTTCATTTGTTTGAACGCGATTGCTCCGTTCAAAGACGCCATCAAAAAGTAGTTGAAGTTGCCCCGTGCGTATCAATGTCTCATGAACTCCGAAATAAAATCTGTGACGCAGCTGTTCAGCTGATGTCCAATATCGAGTATGTCAACGCCGGTACAGTCGAATTTCTCCTCTCAGGCGAAGAGTTTTATTTTATTGAAGTCAATCCGCGTGTTCAAGTGGAGCACACCATCACTGAAATGATTACAGGAATTGATATTGTTCAGACCCAAATTATGGTGGCTCAAGGGTTTAGCCTTCACAGCAAAAAAATCGGCATTCCTAATCAAGAAGACATTCGAATAAATGGCTATGCCATCCAATCGCGGGTCACAACGGAAGACCCATTGAATCAGTTCATGCCGGATACAGGAAAAATCATGGCCTATCGTTCAGGTGGGGGCTTCGGTGTCAGGCTCGATGCCGGAAACGGATTCCAAGGCGCCGTCATCACTCCATATTATGATTCCCTGCTGGTTAAGCTTTCTACTTGGGCTTTGACTTTTGACCAAGCTGCATCTAAAATGGTCAGAAATTTACAAGAGTTCAGAATACGGGGAATCAAAACAAACATTCCATTTTTGGAGAATGTGGTTAAGCACGAAAGCTTTTTAACAGGCAGCTATAATACTTCATTCATTGATACAACACCTGAACTGTTCATTTTCCCTAAAAGGAAAGACCGGGGCACGAAGATGCTGAATTATATCGGCAACATCACAGTCAATGGCTTTCCAGGTGTAGAAAAAAAGAAGAAGCCGGTATTCGATGCCCCAAGAATACCAAGTGTGCCATCCGATATTAAAGCCAGACCAGGAACGAAACAAATATTGGACGAAAGAGGAGCCGATGGCCTCGTACAATGGGTCAAGGACCAAAAAGAAGTACTATTGACAGATACAACATTCAGGGATGCCCACCAATCCTTATTGGCGACACGGATCAGGACGAATGATCTGAAGAAGATTGCCGAACCGACTGCTAAGCTGCTTCCAGATTTATTCTCACTGGAAATGTGGGGCGGGGCAACATTCGATGTATCGTACCGCTTCCTCAAAGAAGATCCTTGGGAACGCTTATTGACACTAAGAAAAAACATTCCAAATACACTTTTTCAAATGCTCTTGAGAGCGTCAAATGCAGTCGGCTATAAAAACTACCCGGATAATGTCATAAGGGAATTCGTAGAGAAGTCGGCCTATGCAGGAATAGATGTATTCAGGATATTCGATAGCCTGAACTGGGTAAAGGGTATGGGGGTAGCTATAGATGCAGTGAGGCAGACCGGGAAAATAGCTGAAGCATCCATCTGTTATACTGGTGATATCAATGATCCCACAAAAAACAAGTATGATATCCATTATTACAAAAATCTGGCGAAGGAGCTTGAGAATCAGGGAGCGCATATCCTCGCGATAAAAGATATGGCGGGCCTCTTAAAACCGCAATCGGCTTATAGGCTGATTTCAGAATTAAAAGATTCAACAGACTTGCCGATCCATCTCCATACTCATGATACAAGCGGCAATGGTATATATACGTATGCAAAGGCAATTGAAGCTGGAGTGGATATAGTCGATGTAGCAATGAGCACGATGTCAGGTTTAACCTCACAACCAAGTTCAAGTACATTGTATTATGCATTGGAAGGGACAAGCAGGAAACCAAAGACGAATGTTCAATCCTTAGAAACGCTTTCGCATTATTGGGAAGATGTCCGCAAATATTACCGAGATTTCGAAAGCGGTATGATGGCCCCCCATACTGAGGTGTATCAGCATGAAATGCCTGGCGGGCAATACAGCAACCTTCAACAGCAGGCGAAGGCAGTTGGGCTGGGGGATCGTTGGGATGAAGTCAAGGCAATGTATCGCCGTGTAAATCTTATGTTTGGCGACGTTGTAAAAGTAACTCCATCCTCCAAGGTCGTCGGCGATATGGCGTTGTTCATGGTCCAAAATAATTTAAGCGAAGAGGATGTACTGGAACGAGGAGAGAAAATCGATTTTCCTGATTCAGTCATTGAATTGTTCGAAGGCTATTTAGGCCAGCCGTATGGAGGATTTCCAGAAAAGCTGCAAAAAGTCATTCTCAAAGGCAGGAAGCCAATTACAGTAAGACCTGGCGAGCTCTTGGATGATGTTGATTTTAATGCGTTAAAGGAGAAACTTTATCATGAAATCGGCCGCCCTGTAACAAGCTTCGATGCTTTGGCATATTCTTTATATCCAAAAGTATTCATGGACTATGTCAAGACAATGGATCAATTCGGCGATATTTCAATGCTCGATACCCCGACATTCTTGTATGGAATGCGCTTAGGGGAAGAAATAGAGGTAGAGATCGAGAAAGGAAAGACATTGATTGTCAAACTTGTTTCCATCGGACAGCCGCAAGCTGACGGGACAAGGATTGTTTATTTCGAACTAAATGGACAACCACGTGAAGTAGTTATTAGAGATGAAAGCATCAAAACAACGATAGCTTCCAAGATGAAGGCTGATCCGAAAAATGAACTTCACATTGGTGCCACGATGCCGGGGACGGTCATCAAGGTCATTTCAGAAAAAGGGGAGAAAGTGAATAAAGGGGACCACCTCATGATCACGGAAGCCATGAAGATGGAAACGACCGTTCAAGCCCCTTACACGGGAATTGTCGAAGAAATTCATGTTGAAAATGGAGATGCCATCCAGCCAGGGGACCTGCTGGTTGAATTGAAGAAAATATAA